The following DNA comes from Poecilia reticulata strain Guanapo linkage group LG5, Guppy_female_1.0+MT, whole genome shotgun sequence.
gcattccaaacttttttctttttaaaaatcagtaatCGGCCAGAAACTGGTAATCCGTTCACTTCTCCTTTCTACTGTATGTGTTACTttgtgtcacataaaaaaacccaatgCAACATCCACAAGTTTGCTGTTCTAATGtgataaaaacagacaacaaaaacaaatcatgggGTGTGAAAACTTATGCGAGCCCCAAATCAAACATGGCGGTGTGTCGGTGTGTAGGAGGCGTTACTTGGCTGCCAGCTTCATGCCGCAGTCCTCGGAGCAGTACTTGGAGTTGGGCCTGGCTCCTTTCACACAGTTGGGCCCCAGACACTGACGCATCCCCCCGCTGTCCCGCAGGTCCCCCCGCTCGCTGTGCCGGTTCTTGTCCCTgtgcttctgcttctgcttgtGGCGGCGCGACTCTTTCTGAACGGTCGGAGGGAGACACGTCAAAGGAAGCGCGGCTCGACGTCGTCACGCACGAAGGAAGACTCACCTTTTTCTCGATCTTCTTTTCCCGCCTCTTGACGTGCTTCACCTTGATGGCTTTCTTCCGCATGACGGGGCTGAAGGCCGGCTCGTCGTCCTCGTCGTCGCTCCCCCACGCCTGCGCGGACGAATCCGATGAGTTCCAGACATCCAGAATGAGCGGCGGGTTTACATGAAACCGACTCACCAGGTCGCCGCCGAGTCCCGCCGCCCTGTACTGCTGGTAGAGCTCCGCCTCGCTGTCGTAGTCCTCGGAGTACCGTCTTCTTCTGTGGTGGGAGTTCTCCCTCCTCTCGCGCAGGGAgagctcctcctccttcacGCGCAGcattttctgggaaaaaataaaaacacaatttctagAATACAGTTTCTGTTGATCGGCAAAGAAGAGGGGAAAATGCGGGGTTTCCCCACTGtcaaattcaagcattttcaaggtaagtCTTCAAAACTTTTCCAGTACCAGAACACTTTAGAgactaaaaacaatataaataaactaaagaaaacagtttcagtTCGCTGTTTTCATATCGTCTTACCAGGCCTGTCACAACAACAAATTtagctggacgataaattgtcctcCCACAAGTttttgcgataaatgataacatcgttgctttgagaccattttcaagcaacTGAATGCTAATGGCAAGAAAACGAGATCAATAatctttaaattctaataaacatttaacactggaagtggagaacattttaaatatccagtataaataaacaaagcaacaaacaaaatgaatgatgaagtctctgtaaacaaaatcatccttgaaaaaaaaaaaaaagctatactGAAGACTTTCTTTCCAGTTtctggtagaaagagagaaaaacgataaatcatccaaatggaaaatattgattttgttttaattcattacgccagtaattgatttattgtgacagacctacTGATCACTGTTATTTATAATATGTTGTGAAGCTATTCTACAATCTACAGCAGGaacaagataaattaaaacataagaaaatgttATGCTTTAAAATGGCTCTCGCACACACGACAGGTCTGAGAACGTtagaaaaatttttttcaaagttttcttcttagcaaatagaaataattttggtaattctaactgacctaaaacaagcaaAGTTTAGCCTAATTTAGCGTCAAAATGTGAGAGGAAAAAAGATACGCATTCatctttttattatctttaactACATAATGCTTTctaaatttaggcttttaaatCCAACATTAGATTGtgctttattacaaaactgtgtgCGGTTTGATTGTAAAGAACTTCACACAGAAAttaagcactttccaaaccttggggaaaaaaacaacaacaacaaaaacacctaATTGAAATTCAAGAACTTTGTGGGACTTGAAGCAGCCGCCTGAACCCTGAGAACGACTCACCCTGGCTCGAACCTCGCACTGCCTGAAGCGGCACTTCTGTCGGATCTTATTGGGCCCTCCGAACTTCTTCATGTCCTTGCAGAAGTCGCACTGGGCGCAGTCCTCGGTCCGCCTGCACGGCTCGCATTCCCCGCACATGCGCACCGACCGTTTCACCTGGAGACCGAAACGTCCGAGGGGGAACAAACACGGCTCAGCTCCTGCGAGCGGAGGGAGTTTTGTCGTTTCCAAACGCACCGGTTGCGACCTACTTTAGATCCGCGCCGTCTGTCGCTTTTGTAGTCCGGAGTGCTCGACGTGCTGTACTGCCGCTCGGTTCTGTCCGAGTCCGGCTCCTTCTCTCGGCTCTTCTTGGACCTGTATTTGACTTCCAGCAGTGGGTTCTcgtcttttgttttatgtccagaaaatatcaaaatgaaaaggaaataaaacatttaaataagaaatatgtgttttgttttttttaaaggaggaaaaaactgcaacagaaaattaaaagcgCCGACCTCTGCAGCTCATGCAGTACCACTCCTGGATGGCCTTGGCCATCTTCTCTGTGATGTTGATGCAGTGCCCGTGGAACCACTCGTTGCAATTGTCGCAGCCGCTGCAAACAAGAATGCCACGGCATGAATCTATGTTTCCAAGTACAACAGCATCGCtggtttcttttaaaacagGACTGGGTTTGCAAATTAGTCTGTGGTTAGAAAACcatcgtaaaaaaaaaaccaacaaaaaaaacattcaagccCTTTTTGTAAAATCATGTAACGTTGTTTAAAGTGCTGTCCATGATTGAATAAACTTGACCTGAATTGAATTGTGAGCTTACATCATGAAGCAGTTGATGTCTGGCTTTCGACAAATGCAGTAAAGTGGAGCGTTTTCCCCCTCCATGCTGCTGCTCTCGGGGCCCGGTGCAGTGTCCAGGTCCGACAGCTCGCTGTCCTGAAATATGAAAGAACACGGGGGGTTAGAGCACAACAGTGGGAAAACTGTTCTGTCACGTTAGCTTGAAGTGCAGAGGGTATCTGCAATGAAGGTGCCAAGAAGACAAGTGATCAGCGAACACTATAGAGTAGTGACAGATGCTGCACATCAATCTGTGGTGGATAAGACTAATTCAAGGCTatgattttcaaaaagtgaGGAAGTTTATTCACAAGTGGATATTTAAGGAAGATGTTAATCTTTTCAGGAGTCAAAATCccagtagttaaaaaaaaaaaaaaaaactactaaaaatatTCAAGATCCTCATGTTCGACTCTAGTTCTGGTTTTTGACGGTAAAACTTAATCTATCTAGCAAAAAGCCACATTGAAAAAGCTGAGTTTTAAGTGGActgtttttcagccattttgttcctacttattcaacttttttctaaggatataatttttttattatattcgGATTTGTAAACTCCTAGATTTGAAAAAGAACGTACTTTCTATTTCTAATTAAGTTCTAAGTTCCAGTTCTTGAAAGTGTTAATGTGCATAAAAagccagcagaaccaggacaTTTTAAGATGTGTGCTAATCGCTGTTTCTAGTTTTTAAGAAGGACTCGGTGAACTTACTGGAGTTCAGGGTGAGAGGAAAACCTCCCAATAAGATGCTTtgtttacacaaacacacatacactgtgCAGGCTAAAGTTAGCATAAGCTAAATTCGCACAAACAATTAAAGTTGTTAAGGTAACTTGATGGTATAATTAGAAttccaaataaaatgacaattttcGTTATTATTTATCGGTTACAGCATGGCAATTTTTTATCCACGTATAACATTTTCAGACTCCCGTACAAAGTAAACGGCTGTGTTACCGACTGGGCCCAGATAAACTACCCATTCTCGGTCTCCAGAACAGACGCTCGgtcataaataaatgactgTTTGCATACTGACCATTTTGTGTAGTCACGCAGTCTTTCGCGGAGCACAACCAACAACAATGAAACTAATGTTACAAGGAACTAAGGAGCGTCGTTTCTTTAGCTAGCATTATGCTAACTGTACACACGGATATGCCTTCGGACGAATTCGGCTACGTTCGTCAATTCTCGTAAAACATTCTTCTTGAAATTTATTGGCGGTTGGCAAGAAACATTAGGTGAGCTttaccgccaccaactggtAAGGAGTGTGAACCACATGACAAATAAAGCTATATTCCATTATACACCTTACAAAAAGGATAGCAGGCCATATTTGGCCTGATATCCTCTGCTTCCCGAGTCCTTTTGCAGTAAATCAACAATgtcaaatttcattttcatattacTAAAGTTCCTAATTAACTTGTTTCTCCGAATCGCtcataaaacattcatcttattttttttatggcggttggcaagtACCTTATTCCCATTCCTGGGAGGCTTACGTGTTACTGGAGAAAccatagacgcctcatggagcgggccaccccgttgctgcgatacgtaacagcgtccgccatattgaatgtggaatatgtgtcAGTAAGGtaatacaagtgaatggaccgaactttataaagtgccgttttacaaagtattttaagttaatacctgccattgacacattttctcacacacattaatatatttggatatcaaataaattactaaagacaacgtttctaacttttgatgtgattatttaattgtttttaggcatttctgaataaagagcacaatgttttatttgatagaaatgattgataatttttatattgaaattgattAACAGACATACTTTTACAGTgctttattaaagaatatatttacgtaattccataatttaatttacatttaacattaagacaagaaactatttttccagtattttttaTACGTTacagaaatgacttttgatttaaaaatcagtcattgtcaatcattaaactacatatttttcttacttttttccagagaataaatatttattatggtatttaaaatgtgataaaaatcaatttttgtgtttatgtgacaTTTATGTGATTcttattcaagacactttgataagaatgactatatatgtaatataggcggctacaaagtatctttgtttacatttttggttggtggtgtgcctcgagattttttcaattaaaacaatgtaccttggctcaaaaacgGTTGAAAAGCACTGACCTagattaaacatatttcaatagtatgcaaaaatgaaaaccatataaacatattttataaaatgcataaatgtatGCAAATGCAAGTATATGTTAGTTATGACATCACTCTCTCTGTGATGTCATAATATCATTCTCTTGTTATGACATCATAAAACAGTCTTAAGTACTTGAACTTTTYCCCAAGAGATCTTTCAGTCAAGCACTAAAGAAAGACTTGCAACTTGTAAAACGTGTACAATGGAGGATCCAGCATTTCTTGAGGAACTCGAGGAATTTTATGTAAAGACACAACGAAGGAGATTACATGGATTAAATACAGAGGAGCTACTGATAGAAATGGCAGAACTAATGCAGAAAATTAAACGATTTTATAATTTGGACGAGTCACAAGAAGAAGAGATGGAAGAGGCTATATTGCAACATCTAAGCCCAGAAGTGAGGCATCAGCAGCAGCGACCATCCTGGAGTATGTGGACCTTTTTGTCGGACTGTGGAGAGTCTTTCATGAGCGGCTTCAGTTTTGGGTTGGGTTTTGGCACAGCTGCAGGCATAGTACTGGCTGTGTACAAACTCCTTTGATAAACACTCATGCATATGGATGGTGCTTGTGGGAGGGGGTTCCTGTTGATCTTCAGTTGCAGAacctggctcttgggacgtggaatgtcTCCTCTCTGGGAGAGATTGGGAGAGGGgttcctgcctcaagtggaggagtttaagtatctggagatctcgttcacaaatgagggagaaagggagcgggagatcgacaggcgaaTTGGGGCAGCATCTGCTGTGAAGCAGGCGCTGTACCAGTCTGTAGTGGTGAAGAAAGAGCTGAGTCACacagcgaagctctcgatttaccagtCGATCTTTGTTCCCACCTCATCTgcggtcatgagctttgggtcatgaccgaaagaacgaggtcccagatacaagcggccgaaatgagttttCTCCGCAGGGTGTCCAggttctcccttagagatagggcgagaagctcggtcatccgggagggactcaaagtagagccgctgctcctccacgtcgagaggagccagttgaggagactcgggcatctggtcaggatgccttctggacgcctccctggtgaggtgttccgggcacgtcccaccgggaggaggccccaaggaagacccaggacaYgctggagggactatgtctctYGSCTGGCCTGGGAACRCCTTGGGGTTCCTCccgaggagctggaagaagtggctggggRGAGGGAARTCTGGGCCtaccttctgaagctgctgctccatgacccagaaacagcagaggaaaatgaatggatggacaaaGGTTTTTGTTATCCTTTTTGTTATCCTTTGAGGATGAGGAGGTTCTACAAACAACTCTACGGATAATTTTTCACTTTCACTTGTTTTGCATGACCTGTGGAGGGTCAAACAGAGTTGTTTACTCTGTTTAATTCCCTGAAATTGATTTACTTACCTGGGCATTACATTGTTTCTTCGGTGGAAACTGAAACGCTGGGTACGCCTCGCTGTCTTCCTgcaaaaaaggaggagaaaagttACTGATCTGACGAAATTTATACAAACATGATAAAAGAAGAAACTAAATAGATTCCTAAAGGTGAGGTCATCACCTGGGGCCTTGGGACTTTCTGTTTGGACGTCGTCTACTGGGTCTTTTGGACCTTCTTTCCTGcaatgaagagaaaaagacattACTCACCTGGTatgtatttcttctttttgtaatgGACAACCAGGTTGTCTACCTGTGATTTGGGGTTTTTGTTTGGTAACCTGCAGCATCCCCTAAATTGGGTGGTTCATTTGCAGGTATTggttataaaaagttttatatacTTTGATTGTaatgtgggctgcacagtggtgcagttggtagcactgttgccttgcaacaagaagggtTYGAYTCTCGRCCCTGGAAGACTCCATGTCTTTYtgcatggagtttgcatgttctccctgtacatgcatgggttctctccgggcactccggcttcctcccatagtccaaaagcatgactgtcagggctaattggtttctctaaattctccctaggtgtgtgtgcatagttttttgttctgtgtctcggtgttgccctgcgacagactggtgacctggtCTCTTGCCAGGGACGTTAATTCTCATCAACTTGTTGTTTGTACTCAttgatttaaatgaacaaaataaaataaaaaagggaactATTTGAAAGTGCTGAGGATTTCGTCTGgtaaaaagtttaacattttaacatgtccAGACACTACACCATTTCTACTGAAGCAAACCGAAAAGTTTTGAACAGTACAACTATGTCAAGTAATGACAGTCTTGTGTATAGTTAGTATATTGCTGCTGTTgtatgcagaaaaaacaaatacattttgctgaCAATATCTTGGATGAGTTTAGGAATATTGTTTACCGTGGAAAAGTCTTGACCAAATACATTATTCatatataacttttaatatcaagacattttttcatttagtttatgtacatttaaatgcatttaagcTTATATGCTAAACAGTGTTTCTCatccttttttgggccagcgcccccccagtctttatccaggtccctcactgccccccaccaaaSaatttgcaggctactttgcactgaccattattttatcattaatattactatcactactgtagatgttttgatttttatgcttgtttctgtatttatcattaaaaataatttcccagagaacaaaaaagtaatgcaaatagaaattattttcacaggcatctacgaaaaatgcaatgaacattcaagctAAAATTggtaacagcagccaatcagagtggaaaaaaatattcttattttgtgccattttctaattcttaaatattccacaaaatgaccagataaaagccCAGGACtttcgtaaaacggttgaaacaagtccacatagcacaggacttaaggagctccgatcACCCTGttgccacatagaagatggcggacgcttttACGTACTACTAAGCGCTCCATGAGACGCTATTGATGTCTATGGGAGAAACGATTATGGGTCTTATTTCCGGCGCCCACCGGAAGTAGCagtatttcattgtaatttgtAGGGTTTTTGGAGAATCTATATTCATAATAGTAGTTACATCTCTCTTTTCTGTTATTGTACAATATTTAGTAAAACTTGTTTACGGACATGCCGTCAGctatcagagagctgctcagtaCAGAGGATCGTAATTATGAGTTTAATTACGGGGTGCGACAGGAAAATCTGTGACCCGTCATTTTCTGTGACCGCAGAGGGCAATGGAACGCAGGTACGTCTTGAAGATCAGCGAGAAGAAGAATATTTACATAATCTGCGTAAATACTGATACAGCTGGGATTGTAAACTTCACGGCTCCTTTATTACCATCGCATCGACggagaaaatataaatgtattacTTCGTATTTGAGTCTCAACTGTTTGACTGACCATCGCACTGAATGCCTAGTGctgtcattaaaaaatgtaaaccaacTGTGGCCGTTTAATAAATCGTTAAACGATTAAGAAATGATTGTAAGTGCTGTGGTAGTTTTTAACAcgatttttaatgtttctgccaCCTCTTCATTACAGTCATATCACACTTATGACAATATTTAACCCTCAAATAGCCAAATTGACTCTGGTCACCGATTTTGATGGCCATAATAATCTATGACTTTACTGTACAGGCCTGTAAATTATGTCAGAGTGTAAAACAACTATTTTTCAGAGTTCTGCCACCTCTTCACCACCATCTGAGTGTATTTATAACAATATTTAACCATATAATTGGCAGTTGTTGATTTCACGTTGAAATTTCTATCACTCTGTGTGCTACACTCAGGAGAGAGATTAACTTGATGCATcaaagagtgatgtcatcactgctgatgtcattgttACCAGTGGAACTGAACATTCTAATGATGCATTCACATCAAACGCGTTTTGAGCGTAAGGCGAGTCTGGTtcacattcaaagtctatgtggagtgTTGGATGCGCTAGATGCGTCAAAAGCATCAAACAGTTCAAATCGCGACGCAATGGCTCTCGACGCGCCTCCACAGACTGAATGCAAACCAGATGcgcctgacgctcaaaacgCATTTGGTGAGAACGCACCATTATATGTCCAGTGGAACATTATGTTCATCATATTAGGACCAAAGCCCGGTCCTAATATGATGGACTCATTGCTTTGGGTCAGGGGTAACGTTTAGAGGTAAGATGCAAATTAAGTTTTAGTTAAGGTTAGAGTCAGGAATAGACTAGTATTGATTTGGGTTagggaaaatgtctgggttaGGCAAAATTGCAGCTACTAAAATGAAGTTAAATCAATGCAAAGTTCTAATATGGGTCGAAATAGTTTTGACAAACCTgtacagcattttgttttctaaatcattctataaataaacaatgatgaTACAATGTTATCTTGTATTTCTGCCAATTGCATAGCTGCGGTACACTAGTAGTCTAgcgcagtggtccccaacctttttattaccgcggaccggtcaagacttggaaaattttgctgcggcctgGTGGGGAAGGGGGGCGTAACatgcagccggtcgccgcatgttacgcagagcggcttgtaatgtgggactcacctactggtccgggataaatccattctcctgtgtcttttctgggccttttccctttgcaaagaaactttccaaagacatctgatctgtttcttactcattttgctgcttgtggcctcagtgttggcgcgcaagtaaccgagagaatccggttaaaggattttcaaaataaaagatcctccagactatttcttgcgcggaccggtaccggtccacggaccgggggttggggaccactggtctaacGTGTTTAATGTGCTGAGACACATTCAATGCATtagaaaccaatcagaaccaaaagtttgccttttggttctgattggttgtttctggacAGTAGCAGAGCCAGATGAATTTTCACAGATTCTCCGTTTCATATTCTAATGATGCATTAGAATATGAATGCATATCTACTGTAACTGATACCATTGGAAAAGCATTCTTTTTCTATGGGAGTTGATAAGCAACCAGTCCTAAAGTACTGCCATCTGCTGGAAGTGCGCTTCTAAATGAAATTAGTGGATGCTATCCATcatctgttgaaaaaaaatctgacgcTTTTCTTAGAATTCTcaaattaaattcttttttttttcctccacagtaACCCTAATATTCTTTTGTACCATCTGACAACAtaaaataggcaaaaaaaatctcaaaagtcaAGACATCTCACCccttatctaaaaaaaaaaaaattaaattagagAGTAGAAACAAAGTCTCTAGAGTTAAAAGAAAGtgttacaaaaatatttctaagtcTAAATCTCACATTTGCCATGGCCGTCGGGGTCTGTTTTGCTTCTTCAATTTGCCATAAATATTGGAACAGTAAATTCTCTTCTCTCCCAAAATGAACCAATCATCAGTTCATCACAGTTCAAACACAATGGGAAGCAGGACGTTACTGGAAACA
Coding sequences within:
- the cxxc1b gene encoding CXXC-type zinc finger protein 1b; translation: MDSELSDLDTAPGPESSSMEGENAPLYCICRKPDINCFMIGCDNCNEWFHGHCINITEKMAKAIQEWYCMSCRDENPLLEVKYRSKKSREKEPDSDRTERQYSTSSTPDYKSDRRRGSKVKRSVRMCGECEPCRRTEDCAQCDFCKDMKKFGGPNKIRQKCRFRQCEVRARKMLRVKEEELSLRERRENSHHRRRRYSEDYDSEAELYQQYRAAGLGGDLAWGSDDEDDEPAFSPVMRKKAIKVKHVKRREKKIEKKKESRRHKQKQKHRDKNRHSERGDLRDSGGMRQCLGPNCVKGARPNSKYCSEDCGMKLAANRIYEILPQRIQQWQQSPCIAEEHGKKQLERIRRDQQNARLRLTDMERRFHELEGIISKAKQQAVQQDEEVNEGESDDTDLQIFCVSCGHPINPKVALRHMERCYAKYESQTSFGSMYPTRIEGATRLFCDVYNPQSKTYCKRLQVLCPEHSRDPKVPVDEVCGCPLVKNVFEPTGDYCRVSKRKCNKHYNWEKLRRAEVDLERVRVWYKLDELFEQERNVRTAMTNRAGLLALMLHQTIQHDPLTTDLRSNKDR